The following coding sequences are from one Tissierella sp. window:
- a CDS encoding Crp/Fnr family transcriptional regulator: MAEIMEVTRSVSFKKGEIIYRAGDFSDSLYIVNKGKIKIYRLSESGKEQLVRILHVGDFTGELALFKESVREAYAEAMEKTEVCTIKRQDLQELLMKYPSISLKILNEFSNRLGQSEKQTARFAAEKVETRLALFLAECVDSEEQSSEIILPMSKKDLASYLGTTPETISRKLYDLEDAGLIKQKQHRKIEILDLDGLLLV; encoded by the coding sequence ATGGCTGAGATTATGGAAGTAACTAGATCAGTTTCATTTAAAAAGGGAGAGATAATCTATCGTGCAGGTGATTTTTCAGACTCTCTATATATTGTAAACAAAGGGAAAATTAAAATTTATCGGTTATCTGAATCCGGAAAAGAGCAGCTGGTACGTATTTTACATGTAGGGGATTTTACAGGTGAGCTGGCATTGTTTAAGGAATCTGTTCGTGAAGCATATGCAGAAGCAATGGAAAAGACTGAGGTCTGCACAATAAAGCGTCAGGATTTACAGGAGCTTCTTATGAAATATCCTTCTATTTCTTTAAAAATATTAAATGAGTTTTCAAATAGATTAGGACAGTCAGAAAAACAAACTGCACGATTTGCAGCAGAAAAAGTGGAGACACGACTAGCCCTTTTCTTAGCTGAGTGTGTGGATAGTGAAGAACAATCATCAGAAATTATATTGCCCATGAGTAAAAAAGACTTAGCATCCTACTTAGGTACAACTCCAGAAACCATAAGCAGAAAGCTGTATGATCTTGAAGACGCAGGACTTATTAAGCAGAAGCAACATAGGAAAATTGAGATATTGGATTTGGATGGATTACTTCTTGTTTAA
- the lepB gene encoding signal peptidase I produces MNTIKRWISFLTAVILIVLLLYKFVFFVVVVPSASMYPAIEIGDRIITSRIHNYSSIERGDILVFYSEEFRETMIKRVIGLPDDLVEINKNGEVFVNNKKLDEPYVKYPDNLSGSFSVPEGKYFFLGDFRIHSMDSRKWKEPFISEDKILGKAKLIIFPLDRIKIINSEE; encoded by the coding sequence ATGAATACTATAAAGAGATGGATATCCTTTTTAACAGCTGTCATTTTAATTGTTCTACTACTTTATAAATTTGTTTTCTTTGTTGTAGTTGTACCAAGTGCTTCTATGTATCCTGCAATAGAAATCGGCGACCGTATTATTACTAGCAGAATTCATAATTACAGCTCAATTGAGCGAGGAGACATTTTAGTGTTTTACTCAGAAGAGTTTCGGGAAACAATGATAAAGAGGGTTATTGGGCTGCCAGATGACTTAGTTGAAATAAATAAAAATGGAGAGGTCTTTGTAAACAATAAGAAGCTGGATGAACCATATGTAAAATATCCTGATAATTTGAGTGGGAGCTTTTCAGTACCTGAAGGGAAATATTTTTTCCTTGGTGATTTTAGAATACATTCTATGGATAGCAGAAAGTGGAAGGAACCCTTTATTTCTGAAGACAAGATTTTAGGTAAGGCAAAACTTATAATATTTCCACTTGATAGAATAAAAATAATCAACTCAGAGGAGTGA
- a CDS encoding DUF6448 family protein, which yields MKKSRIFKSVMGLMTAIAIMIMLPISASAHCDTMDGPTVIDGLEAMEENNINHALIWVMPDYEAEITEVFELSMKVKDLSPDAKALAEQYFLSELIRVHRAGEGAPFTGVKPSGTTVDKVVIAADESIAIGDLSPMEGLIEEERMQELEERFDNAMALKDFDVNDVEAGREYIEAYVKFFKFAEGEEDHHGEVGGHEEAGHSEEETATHEEEAVETHSKEVASENNKNWLPWSLAGLFLITTIISHVKLDKAKKK from the coding sequence ATGAAAAAATCAAGGATTTTTAAATCGGTTATGGGTTTGATGACAGCAATAGCAATTATGATTATGCTTCCTATATCAGCCAGTGCCCATTGTGATACAATGGATGGTCCTACTGTTATCGATGGACTGGAGGCAATGGAGGAAAATAATATTAACCATGCATTGATATGGGTAATGCCTGATTATGAGGCAGAGATAACAGAAGTCTTTGAACTTAGCATGAAGGTTAAAGACCTGAGCCCAGATGCAAAGGCCCTTGCAGAACAGTATTTCCTTTCTGAGCTTATCAGAGTGCACAGAGCTGGGGAAGGTGCACCATTTACAGGAGTGAAACCTTCAGGAACAACTGTTGATAAGGTAGTAATAGCAGCTGACGAGAGTATTGCAATTGGTGATTTGTCACCGATGGAAGGTCTTATAGAAGAAGAAAGAATGCAGGAATTAGAGGAAAGATTTGATAATGCAATGGCTTTAAAGGATTTTGATGTTAATGATGTTGAAGCTGGAAGAGAATATATTGAAGCTTATGTTAAATTCTTTAAATTTGCCGAGGGCGAGGAAGATCATCATGGAGAAGTAGGTGGCCACGAAGAAGCAGGTCATTCTGAAGAAGAAACAGCTACTCATGAAGAAGAGGCAGTAGAAACTCATAGTAAAGAAGTAGCAAGTGAAAATAATAAAAATTGGCTTCCATGGTCATTAGCAGGATTATTCCTGATTACAACTATAATATCACATGTTAAATTAGATAAAGCTAAGAAGAAATAG
- a CDS encoding heavy-metal-associated domain-containing protein, with amino-acid sequence MTKAVFQLEQVTCPSCISKIETSLKKIAGVEDVEVLFNASRVRAQFDESQVRVEQLGQIIEKLGYPVLSIRAS; translated from the coding sequence ATGACAAAGGCGGTATTTCAACTGGAACAGGTAACATGCCCATCCTGCATTTCGAAGATAGAAACTTCTTTGAAGAAAATTGCTGGTGTTGAGGATGTGGAGGTCTTATTTAATGCAAGCAGGGTAAGAGCTCAATTTGATGAATCTCAGGTTAGAGTAGAACAATTAGGACAAATCATAGAAAAGCTGGGATATCCAGTCTTATCTATTAGAGCTTCTTAA
- a CDS encoding LysR family transcriptional regulator: MLDNRLQTFLTLCETCNYTETAEKLNMTQPAVTQHIQFLENYYQVVLISGKGKNFSLTKEGKALQQYVKTLKANSERILPLLHRIKNQVKPLNFGATLTIGEYTVPPILHKILKEDPETNISMFVENTNVLQEMLYDGKIDFALLEGHFNQNQFEFKLISNETFIGVCSPENEIACKTNDLQELLEQNLILREPGSGTRDILEQALYNQNLSIKDFKRKIEVGNMNVIKELCHQNIGITFMYREAVKKEISQGYLKEIPIRNFHISHPFNFVYLKNCPDKSQIEYWFEKIIHYFNNRISC, encoded by the coding sequence ATGTTAGATAATAGATTACAAACATTCCTTACACTTTGTGAAACTTGCAATTATACAGAGACTGCTGAAAAATTAAACATGACACAACCTGCTGTTACACAGCATATTCAGTTTTTAGAGAATTATTACCAGGTAGTATTAATATCAGGTAAAGGAAAGAATTTTTCTCTTACTAAAGAAGGTAAAGCATTGCAGCAATATGTAAAAACACTTAAAGCAAATTCAGAGCGAATTTTACCCTTATTGCACCGTATTAAAAATCAAGTCAAACCATTGAATTTTGGAGCAACATTAACTATTGGGGAATACACTGTTCCACCTATTTTGCATAAAATACTTAAAGAAGATCCAGAAACTAATATTTCAATGTTTGTAGAAAATACTAATGTTCTACAGGAAATGCTTTATGATGGGAAAATAGACTTCGCCCTGCTGGAAGGTCATTTTAACCAAAATCAATTTGAATTCAAATTAATATCCAATGAAACATTTATTGGTGTTTGTTCTCCAGAAAATGAGATTGCATGCAAAACTAATGATCTGCAGGAATTGCTTGAGCAAAATCTTATTCTCCGCGAACCTGGAAGTGGAACCCGTGATATACTAGAACAAGCATTGTACAATCAAAATTTAAGTATTAAAGATTTTAAAAGAAAAATTGAAGTTGGTAATATGAATGTTATTAAAGAATTGTGTCATCAAAACATTGGCATCACTTTTATGTACCGTGAAGCTGTAAAAAAGGAAATATCTCAAGGATATCTTAAAGAAATTCCAATACGAAATTTTCATATTAGTCATCCTTTTAATTTTGTTTATTTAAAAAATTGTCCTGATAAATCTCAAATAGAATATTGGTTTGAAAAAATAATACACTATTTCAATAATAGAATATCTTGTTAG
- a CDS encoding putative sulfate exporter family transporter, which yields MEVSYVKKIKNFVPGLFFSAGVAIVAMFLSSLIAGDIIGATVMALLVGMALNPILNKYKQFNPGVNFTGKIILL from the coding sequence GTGGAGGTATCTTATGTTAAAAAAATAAAAAACTTCGTACCAGGTTTGTTTTTTAGTGCTGGTGTAGCTATTGTCGCAATGTTTTTAAGTAGTCTAATAGCAGGCGACATTATAGGTGCCACTGTCATGGCCCTTTTAGTTGGTATGGCATTGAATCCCATATTAAATAAGTATAAGCAATTCAACCCAGGAGTAAATTTTACAGGAAAAATTATTCTTCTATAA
- a CDS encoding putative sulfate exporter family transporter: MSGTLKFCMVMALSAIGLKTSYGDIRKIGPKPMILGKYKATLFIPVSE, translated from the coding sequence ATTTCAGGAACTTTAAAATTTTGTATGGTGATGGCTTTGTCAGCAATTGGCCTTAAAACAAGCTATGGAGATATCAGGAAAATTGGGCCTAAGCCAATGATTCTCGGCAAATATAAGGCAACCCTATTTATACCTGTATCTGAATAA
- a CDS encoding GNAT family protein, with product MFIETERLVLRKFQEDDFNDFCEYAMDDEMCRMMGRRLMHSREDALWNFEWLKDKEERCYGLVYKDTGRIIGNLTVCAVPKELLKLEELKGKVGKSMSFSISKNYQRKGLMLEAVTAVVKHLFDIEGMDYIQCGHFPFNTASEMLQKKLGFKYLTTQRFDDEGIEVTSVENILWKVS from the coding sequence ATGTTTATAGAAACAGAACGCCTTGTTTTGCGTAAGTTCCAGGAAGATGATTTTAATGATTTTTGCGAATACGCAATGGATGATGAAATGTGTAGAATGATGGGTAGGAGGTTGATGCACTCCAGAGAAGATGCACTTTGGAATTTTGAATGGCTCAAAGATAAAGAAGAACGATGCTATGGGTTGGTCTATAAGGATACAGGTAGAATTATTGGCAATCTTACTGTTTGTGCTGTTCCCAAGGAACTTTTAAAATTAGAGGAATTAAAGGGCAAAGTCGGAAAAAGCATGTCTTTCTCCATCTCTAAGAACTATCAGCGTAAAGGTTTAATGTTGGAAGCAGTAACTGCTGTGGTTAAGCACCTATTTGACATAGAGGGTATGGATTACATTCAATGTGGTCATTTTCCTTTTAATACTGCTTCTGAAATGCTTCAAAAGAAACTGGGTTTCAAGTACCTTACGACTCAGCGTTTTGATGATGAAGGGATAGAAGTTACTTCTGTTGAAAATATCCTTTGGAAAGTCAGTTAG
- a CDS encoding isoprenylcysteine carboxylmethyltransferase family protein, with product MNAVLTVIPIILIRYGLLNIVNKEALKRAGLFAPVIGREKVAYWVYQISTSLILLYLLLLKIRADSDWFYIGIIIYSIGIILYGVSIINYAKPKMSGINLNGLYRVSRNPMYIAYFIYFLGCVFLTQSWILLVLLICFQISAHWIILSEERWCIKKFGEEYIKYMNRVRRYI from the coding sequence ATGAATGCAGTTTTGACTGTAATACCAATTATACTTATTAGGTATGGGCTTTTGAATATAGTAAACAAAGAAGCACTTAAACGTGCAGGTTTATTTGCCCCAGTAATCGGAAGAGAAAAAGTAGCATATTGGGTTTATCAAATTTCAACCTCCCTTATACTACTATATTTATTATTGCTTAAAATCAGGGCAGACTCTGATTGGTTTTACATAGGTATAATAATCTATAGTATAGGAATTATTTTATATGGGGTATCTATAATAAATTATGCTAAGCCTAAAATGAGCGGAATAAATTTAAATGGGTTATATCGAGTATCCCGCAACCCTATGTACATTGCATATTTCATTTATTTCTTAGGGTGTGTATTTCTAACACAATCATGGATATTGCTTGTGTTATTAATATGTTTCCAAATATCTGCTCATTGGATTATTCTTTCAGAAGAAAGATGGTGTATTAAGAAATTTGGAGAAGAATATATAAAATATATGAATAGAGTAAGACGTTATATTTGA
- a CDS encoding GNAT family N-acetyltransferase has product MIDFCKMEEKDISFLTGLLNEKDIIASLHNAVKNYEEWLETYNKYWKNNSDESHFIICFDGIPVGWLRLNGLSNTETAWIAMLAVSPEQQNKGIGHCAVAFSEEYAKSKGFTKIGIHTTDENFIAQKLYRKCGYSIVEYGKCTTGDGANRMGYSYMKNLI; this is encoded by the coding sequence TTGATTGATTTTTGCAAAATGGAGGAAAAAGATATTTCATTTCTTACTGGATTGCTAAACGAAAAAGATATTATTGCTTCTTTACATAACGCTGTCAAGAATTATGAAGAATGGCTAGAAACATATAATAAGTATTGGAAGAATAATAGTGATGAAAGTCATTTTATAATTTGTTTTGATGGCATTCCAGTTGGTTGGTTAAGATTAAATGGGCTTTCAAATACTGAAACTGCATGGATTGCTATGCTTGCAGTATCACCTGAACAGCAAAATAAAGGAATAGGTCATTGTGCGGTTGCTTTTTCAGAAGAGTATGCAAAGAGTAAGGGTTTTACCAAGATTGGTATACATACAACTGATGAAAATTTTATTGCTCAAAAACTTTATCGGAAATGTGGATATTCGATTGTTGAATATGGGAAATGTACTACAGGTGATGGAGCTAATAGAATGGGTTACAGTTATATGAAAAATCTAATCTAA
- a CDS encoding HAD-IIIA family hydrolase encodes MKVAFVDRDGTINKDYQDDDWRYIYEPELLDGSLEALKVISQKGYHIIIITNQYLINDGIITLLQYRKFTEKLLLELNNNEIDILDTLYCPHSRKENCNCFKPKTGLVDMALKKYPHIELDKSFTVGDSVSDVELGNKFGIMTFGINVNSELFDYTRIKSLLDIIKYL; translated from the coding sequence ATGAAGGTTGCGTTTGTAGATAGAGATGGAACAATAAATAAAGATTATCAAGATGATGACTGGAGATATATTTATGAACCTGAGTTACTTGATGGTTCGTTAGAAGCATTAAAAGTTATAAGCCAAAAAGGTTATCACATCATCATTATTACAAATCAATACCTGATAAATGATGGAATCATCACATTATTACAGTACAGAAAATTTACAGAAAAGCTATTGCTGGAACTAAATAATAATGAAATAGACATATTAGATACGCTCTACTGCCCACATTCAAGAAAAGAAAATTGCAATTGCTTTAAGCCCAAAACAGGGCTTGTAGATATGGCTTTAAAAAAGTATCCGCATATAGAATTAGACAAGTCATTTACAGTTGGAGATTCTGTCTCTGATGTAGAACTTGGAAATAAGTTTGGTATTATGACATTTGGGATTAATGTAAATTCTGAGCTATTTGATTATACCCGAATAAAGTCTCTTTTAGATATTATTAAATATTTATAG
- a CDS encoding NUDIX domain-containing protein has translation MQKDWIFSSESYICSFRTVGVLIRNSKILVQRDEESNEYALPGGHVKIGETSIESLIREYKEETGADINCQRLIWTEECFWHWNNKLANTIAFYYLINLCDGSDISDNGEFISQKDNCNVFLGWMPLEQIKSITIYPSFIKEKIFNISQHTEHFIRRC, from the coding sequence GTGCAAAAGGATTGGATTTTCAGTAGTGAATCATATATTTGTAGTTTCAGAACTGTTGGTGTATTGATACGAAATAGTAAAATTTTAGTTCAACGAGACGAAGAAAGTAATGAGTACGCTTTACCAGGCGGGCATGTGAAGATTGGTGAAACCTCTATAGAATCCTTAATTAGAGAGTACAAAGAAGAAACTGGAGCCGATATTAATTGCCAACGACTTATCTGGACAGAAGAGTGCTTCTGGCATTGGAATAACAAGCTGGCAAATACAATAGCATTTTACTATTTAATAAACCTATGTGATGGCTCTGATATTTCAGATAATGGGGAGTTTATTTCCCAAAAAGATAATTGCAATGTTTTTTTGGGGTGGATGCCATTAGAACAGATAAAGTCAATAACAATATACCCTTCATTTATTAAAGAAAAAATATTTAATATAAGTCAACATACTGAGCATTTTATCAGAAGATGCTAA